From Quercus lobata isolate SW786 chromosome 11, ValleyOak3.0 Primary Assembly, whole genome shotgun sequence:
AATGATGTTGGATTTACCTACTAAAGAAGATATCATTGTACTCACAGcctaatttgttatgaaaattcCAAATGCTAAGGTGAACAAGAATATTACACTTTGACAATCATGGCcgataaaaaggaaaataagcaCAACAAAATCAACGAAAGTAAAAGATGTTTTGATACCTTTCAGCCTTTGTGTAGTCACCGATCTAAGAGATAGTCATTAATGTTTATTTCTAGAAGGGTCCCATGAATTTCTAGAAGGTCCCTCTCATGGTATCTATCTTCGAAGACTACAACCATCTTCTCATCTATCGATCGTCATAAACGACAATAATaggaaaaagttttgaaaataacttGTCAGGTGCAAATAATAggaaaaagttgtgaaattaaCTTGTCATGTGCAAATTAGTGGTTAGAGGGTTGGGATGGACTACAGACTAAAACATTTTGAGTTTGATCTCCATTAGAAATTTATCTGGATTACTTAATACACGGTCTTGGTGGGTGAAGTTATGTATCCATGGTTTAATCTCTAGGATAGGGTCTAAAGGACCTTTCCTTAGTAAGATTccatgttattaaaaaaaaaaaaaattgtgaaaatttttagcACCCCCAATCGACAACCTATGAATTTATGCTCCTTAATCTAGAGTTAAGtgcaatggaaaaaaaaatttgacaatatgGTTATGATGGGAAAAGCCTTCGCAGGAAAAGCCCCAATGATTGATTATTTAGGTCACTACTCCTAAAGAAAATGCTTATAAGAATCAAGGTTACATGTATAAAGAATCTTACCGTATCCCAAAATATCTACCTAAATAAAACCTACTAATTTATAAGACAACTTAGCTTCAATACATTTGGACTCCTTATAGAAGATTTATTCTTTACACAAATCTCCTATTTATGTCCAACTCTACAACAATGAGTTATTATTGTAGTTTAGGTGCAAATTTCTTCTCAATAACACACTTTAATGAACTGGAAGCAGCTCGTTACAGAACCTTAGGCGCACAGACATCGCAACAACTCCACAGTTTTCGTGTGTCTAACTGGTGTTATAATAACAACCTAAAATTATGGCTTTTATAGGTCCTGGAACCCTATTGCATGAATCCAAAAATATGCCAAGTCATCATGGGTTGGAATATAAGTTACTATTTTGAATTCTCGTAACTCTATAGATTGAGAGGTGTCAAGCTATGTATTGATTTTCATTAAGTCTCAATAGATCAAAAGGTATTAAGAGGTATTGAGGGACTTATTTTAGCAACTTTTCTTAAGTAGTTTCTTAAGCTGTTTTCTTTTGGTCTTCAATGAATACCACTTGAATACAATTAGAGACACTCAACCTAAAACTCAAGTATATAGAAAGTAAGTTTTGACTCGATTATGCCAGAGTCTAAAAATATGACccttaacaattttatttatttattttcttcattttaaaatttgattattttataagaaaagtaaaaaggaTACTTGAGAAATTGAGATCAATGAAGGCATCAAGTTGTTATTGTCGTCATGGTTGTTGCTATTATCAttcttgttcatcatcatgTGAATTGAAGTTGTTTTTCCCTCAAGCGGCTCAAAGAAGTTGGTTGGTTAGAAGTATTGATTGCGGTATTTTCatatgtttaaaaaatgaataactCTTGCCAAGAGCTTTGTAGATCATTTGATTAATACCTATTAGTGTTTTCAATGGAAATATCTAAAATTCAAATCCCCACCccattataactattgaattatataaaaaaaaataaagaataaagaataaacCTTTTGCAAATCTAGATGCTTTTTTTATGATCTTACCTTTCAGCAAGGTAACGCTAAATAATTTGAAGTATCACaaattttgtatgcattgtGAATTAGGGGGGTCACCTCAAGTTTCCTTCGtcatttgaaaaatcaaattggTAACCAGAGGTCCAGAGACAGCCAATTTCGACATGAgaaattacttatttttgtttaaattgcaagatatttatttatattttaagtaaTAGTGGTATATATGTCTACCATCAAATTCAGAAATGTCTAAGAAAATCTAATGGAATGGTGCAATGTCGGTCTGAAGAACTAGTGGAACAAAAGATAAGCATATCTCAACCTTTGAATTTTATGCTCCACAAGCATTCACCGATATggcttgaaagttgaaaattgAGAGCTGGTCCATTTGAACATGAATGTGAAGGAATATTGACGAGCACTATGTAATTGTATCTTATTAATCCCCACATATCACACGTAAGTTGGACTCCCTCAGCGACGACGGAGTAGTCAAATAAAACGCCTATAAGAGACCTTAGCCGTATGTGAGTAGTAGTCAAAGTCTAATATATTGCGTACaacttgatttttaaagtagatatagaagttttttttgaaaccaaTCACACATTGTTGGAAAGTGACTTCTATTAAAAGCGATAGATCGTGGGTTTAAGTTTAAGAATTAGcctttctaaataaataaaaaagaggtaAGGTGTGACAAGTGCCTATTATGACATTTCTCAGACTGCGcaaaaatatgagttttataCACTGATTGTAGTTTTCAGTTCAACCTTAAGAAAACTCAGTTATGAATTTGACATTAAAGCTAGTTAAGATTAAGTGGTGGGTTGGTTTGTCAAAAAGTAACAGCTATGCACAACATATTTCAAGAAGTGAATTATGTCATCATAGAATAGAGGTCATGGATTCCAATttgatatttcaaaaagataacTAACCCGTTTAGGCATTTCAATTGCAATGGCATGACTCCACTAATCGCTTACGTAAAAGACCAATTTGAAAGGCAACTTGCCTTTCGGGAAAAGTTACCCACTTCTTTGGAAAAGGATGAAGTACACAAGCCGTTTGAATTTATCATAAGTaggaatttattaaaaattttcttgattggtGTATCAATTCAAGATTCTTTATCAATCAAAACCAATCAAATAAAGGCTAAATATTATTTCACACTTATTTACACCCACTATTTCACATACATATCCATGATTGATGCGAGAATGTTcacattttaatacataaagTGGATGTGAAATAGTGGATGTGTGAGAATTAAAATCATTCCTAAAACGAAAATCCTAAATATTATTTCACACTCATTTACACCCACTATTTCACATACATATTCATGATTGATGCGAGAATATTcacattttaatacataaaaGTGGAAGTGAAATAGTGGATGTGTGAGAATTAAAAAcatttctaaaaagaaaatcttgaataTAAATTAGATAGGTTTTTTATTTGGCAGTCATATATTAGATAGATTCTTTTTAGTTATAATAATGGTGACAATGCACTGTTAGTAGTTATTAGCAAATtggataatgatttttttttttttaatgtagtttTTCTTACCATAAAGTTTGAGAAATGCTAGAGACaactttttttcacaatttgttaaGGTGGCAGGTTGTGAATTTAGTAACATCAATATCACAATAGCCCACCAccaatatcatttttatgatgCAATTATTAAAATACGCTTTGTCAAACAATTGTGATAAGTATTGTCTTCttagatttattgtaaaagtttACAAGGGTGCTCCTAATATAAAATGAACCCACCTTTTGtttattaaaagaaacaaaaatagctAGGCATCACTCAGTAattgaagactttttttttttttgggggggggggggggtgtggtggTGTTAAGGTTAGTAATGGAaggcaatttttatttattaccaaAACTGCATACAATAATTGGTAGGAAGGCACTTAATTTGTATATGCTTGGAAaggcaacaattttttttccaagagGTAGATTTGAGACATACACACAGGATCcacaagaagaaaattttgtgaaaagagATGATGTAATTTCAAGTACATTCAATCTGTTCTGGACGAAAATACAAAAGCACAACTAAAATTGCTTTTATTCCACAATACATGGAGATAGCAAGTGTCTTACTTTGTGTCACTAAGTATACAAATCaattattcatcaaaaaaaaaaaagtatacaaaTCGATTGGCCTCTTTTACTCTTATCAAACCTCAAGATTCAACAGCTGTCTCAATGTCACCATGTCAAATGACTCAGAGAAAGATTGCCTATGAGTTGATAACCCTTGACATACATGCTGCATTGTTGGCCTAACTTGTGGATTAGCACTAATGCATGAGAATGCCAGTCTAGCAATTGTGACTACTTCATCAGCCAATTCTGCATCAGGAGTTGCTAGTCTCTTGTCCAACACATCCTTCAACAGCATACTGTAGGCATTTGATGGCAAAGATGACAATGTTGATGGTGAAGATGTTGACGGTGAAGAAGTTGAAAGAGAGCATATCAGATCACCAGGATGATGTCCCATAATTATTTCTAGAGTCACTATCCCAAAGCTATACACGTCACATTTCTCAGTAACCCTCATTGTGTAAGCTAGCTCTACAAAATTTGAATGAATCAATCAACAAATAGACATATAGACATATAAACTTTATGATGTctcatttttaatgatatatgaatgagaaaaagggaaaaagcaaaattatatttgatgaTTTCTATTGTAGAatgcattttaatattaactgacaaataaattgaaaatatttattcttgtacaatttatttcttttgatttttctggTATTTTGGGGGCATCGTGCTAGTGAACCCATTGTATAGGTTGAGATGTATCTTTGATATTTTCTCAAGGTACGGCAAAATGCCTTAAAAAGAGCAAGTACCGCGTTGCAACTGAGTCATGTACCACGGTGCTATCTATAtcttattattcttatttttatagaattttttacaTGTCATATGTTATTATTCATATGATATAAAAATTGAGGTAAGAAgtgaaatttcattttatttgttgcaAGCTTGTTACATAATTgtgaattatcaaattatttttagacCATGGATCCAACAGAATTGAATTAATAAGCCATATATGAGGAAGAATATAGAACCAAATTACCTGGAGCAATGTATCCATATGTTCCAGCAAGCCCTGTCCAGTTAGATGAATCAAGCTTCACAAGTCTAGCAGTGCCAAAGTCAGAAACATGAGCTTCATAATTTGAATCCAACAATATATTATTGCTCGATATGTCTCGATGAATTATTGGTGGGGTGCAATTATGATGCATATAGTAGAGAGCATTAGCAATCCCGTTAACAATATTGATCCTTTTTATCCAATCCAACTCCTTTGCTTGCTCACTAGTTAGGATTTTAGCTATGCTTCCTCTTTCCAAGTATTCATATACCAAAAATGATTCTTGAGCATGTGCACAGAAACCATGAAGCTTCACAATGTTTCGATGACGTACCTTCGTCAGTGCCAGAATCTCACTCTCGAAAGTCTTATGATCTTCCAACATTTCATAATGTAGCTTCTTCACGGCTACAACCTGACCTGTTGACAGCTCTGCTTTAAAAACACTTCCAGTTGCCCCTACCCCAATGCAGTACTTAGCATTAAAACCTTCCGTTGTTTCCTTAATATCTTCATACACTAATTTCCCATCATAGCTCcaaactgaaaataaattttccttgcGTGAATCTCTCAGCTCGCcatcttcctttttcctttctcttctcaATATATGAAGCAAACCAATACTAATGGTCAAAATGAATGCAGCTGTAGGCACAAggataatgataaaaaaagctGCATGATTGCGCTTTTTCTCATCTTTCACAGGAGGGGTACAACTCATCAACCCGGTATGGTTCCCGCACAAGCCTCTATTATGTGTAAATGCTTCACTTGGTGCTTCTTGATAGGCTTTGCTGTTAGGAATAGGACCCTCCAACTCGTTGTAGGATATATCAACCAACGTCAAGCTCTGCATTCCATTGAAGGAGGAAGGGATGGAACCATTAAGCTCATTGTGAGAAATATCCAGTATTTCCAATTTGACCAGGTTTCCAAGTTGCCATGGAATTTCCCCAGTGAGTTCATTCCTGCTAAGATCTAACAGAACTTGCAGAGACAACAAATTGCCAATTTCAATGGGAATGCcttcaaaaaaattgttgttgctCAAATTTAAGTACAACATTTTTGAGCAGTCACCTAGCTGTTTAGGTATTGGACCACTTAGGTTGTTTGATGCTAGATTAAGATAGGCCAAATCGGGTAAACTTCCGAGTTCTGAAGGAATGGTGCCAGAAAGTTTGTTACTGCTCAAAGTAAGGTTGAACAGTGATTTCAGCTTCCCCAACTCCTTGGGAATTTTTCCCACAAGTTTATTTGAAGAAAGGTCAAGCACATGCAAACGTGAAGCTTCTCCAAGCTCTGGTGTTATCTCTCCAATAATTTGATTATTGGAGATTTTTAAGCTTGTTAGAAGTTGACACTTTCCCCAGTTTGGAGAAATCTCACCATGAAAATTGTTGTAGCTCAAATCAATGtaatcaagcactgggtatatacCGTAGTCTTCAGATATATTCCCAATGAGGTTGTTCCTATCAAGTCGGAGTCTTGTTAGGCTTGTGCAATTTTTCAAGCCTTT
This genomic window contains:
- the LOC115966560 gene encoding MDIS1-interacting receptor like kinase 2-like; its protein translation is MDDRDSDAGCNSIAGFRISSTAQRREEVDALLNWKATLQNQTESYLSSWTLSPSNTSSSSNPCSWIGISCNVEGSVTSINLTSFGLRGTLDYFNFTSFPNLSILALAYNSLFGDIPSQIDNLSQLTILNLAFNQFTGNIPQEVGKLMKLNVLSFSNNLLFGSIPSAIGNLTNLSLLYLANNQLSGSIPPELGKLKSLTELRLNLNNLRDSIPASLGGLVGLKVLSLYGNQLSGPLPTEINNLTNLTLFFLSNNSISGFLPENICHGNILEDFCASNNRFTGTVPKGLKNCTSLTRLRLDRNNLIGNISEDYGIYPVLDYIDLSYNNFHGEISPNWGKCQLLTSLKISNNQIIGEITPELGEASRLHVLDLSSNKLVGKIPKELGKLKSLFNLTLSSNKLSGTIPSELGSLPDLAYLNLASNNLSGPIPKQLGDCSKMLYLNLSNNNFFEGIPIEIGNLLSLQVLLDLSRNELTGEIPWQLGNLVKLEILDISHNELNGSIPSSFNGMQSLTLVDISYNELEGPIPNSKAYQEAPSEAFTHNRGLCGNHTGLMSCTPPVKDEKKRNHAAFFIIILVPTAAFILTISIGLLHILRRERKKEDGELRDSRKENLFSVWSYDGKLVYEDIKETTEGFNAKYCIGVGATGSVFKAELSTGQVVAVKKLHYEMLEDHKTFESEILALTKVRHRNIVKLHGFCAHAQESFLVYEYLERGSIAKILTSEQAKELDWIKRINIVNGIANALYYMHHNCTPPIIHRDISSNNILLDSNYEAHVSDFGTARLVKLDSSNWTGLAGTYGYIAPELAYTMRVTEKCDVYSFGIVTLEIIMGHHPGDLICSLSTSSPSTSSPSTLSSLPSNAYSMLLKDVLDKRLATPDAELADEVVTIARLAFSCISANPQVRPTMQHVCQGLSTHRQSFSESFDMVTLRQLLNLEV